The segment CGAGCTGGCCAAGCCGGACAAAGGCACCGGCATCGCCATGGTCTGTACCTTCGGCGATCTCACCGACGTCACCTGGTGGCGTGAGCTTCAGCTGCCGACCCGGCCAATCGTCGGGCGGGATGGACGCATCCTCGCCGAGACCCCCGAATGGATCGCCTCATCCGGGTTCAACGGTGCCGTAGATGCCTATCAGCAACTGGCCACGAAGACGTCGTTCAGCGCCAAGGAGACAATCGTCGAGATGCTCCGCGAAAGCGGCGATCTGGACGGCGAACCCAAACCGGTCCTCCACCCGGTGCCGTTCTACGAGAAGGGCGACAAGCCGCTCGAGGTGGTGACCTCCCGGCAGTGGTACCTCCGTAATGGCGGGCGTTCCGAGGAGCTTCGCGCCGATTTGATCGCCCGGGGCCGGGAGATCAACTGGCATCCGCACTTCATGCGTGCCAGGTACGAGAACTGGGTCGATGGCCTGAACGGCGACTGGCTTGTTTCGCGCCAGCGTTACTTCGGCGTTCCGATTCCGGTCTGGTATCCGCTGAACGCCGACGGTGAACCGGAATACGACTCCCCCATCATCCCGTCCGACGCCTCGCTTCCGGTCGACCCGGCCGCCGACACAGCTCCGGGTTTCCAGGAAGCGCAGCGCGGCGAGCCCGGCGGCTTCATGGGCGACCCCGACGTACTGGACACCTGGGCAACATCGTCGCTCACTCCCCAGCTGGTCGGCGGCTGGAGCCGGGACGAGGACCTGTTCCAGCGGGTCTTCCCATTCGACCTGCGGCCTCAGGGCCACGACATCATCCGGACCTGGCTGTTCTCGACCATGGTCCGGGCCAATGCGTTGAACACGTCCATCCCGTGGACGAACGCCGCGCTGTCGGGGTGGATCCTTGACCCGGACCGGAAGAAGATGTCGAAGTCCAAGGGAAATGTGGTCGTGCCAACCGACATCCTGGCCGAGCACAAGCCAGGGCATGGCCCGGATGCCGTACGCTACTGGGCGGCCTCCGCCCGGCTCGGATCGGACACGGCTTACGACCAGGACCAGATGAAGGTCGGACGGCGCCTGGCGATGAAGCTGCTGAACGCCTCAAAGTTCGCCCTGAACCTTGGCGCACACGAAGGCCTGATCAGTTCCGACGCAGCCGGAGACGCAGGCGTGATCAATCCGCTGGACCAGGCACTGCTCGCCAGGCTGGATACCGTCGTCGCCGAGGCAGGCAAGGCGATGGACGGCTATGACTACGCAAAGGCACTCGACCTGACGGAGAGCTTCTTCTGGTCATTCACCGACGACTACGTCGAGCTGGTGAAGGATCGCGCGTACGGAGCGGCAGGCCCCGATCAGCAGAAGTCGGCCGTGGTGACCCTGGCAACGACCCTTGACACCGTGCTGCGGCTTTTCGCGCCGGTTCTGCCGTTCGCCACCGAGGAAGTCTGGTCCTGGTGGCGTGCCGGGTCGGTGCATCACGCAAGCTGGCCCAAACCAGTTGGATTCAGCGGGGATGCCAAGATCCTCACAGTTCTCGGCGAGGCGCTGGGCAAGGTTCGCAAGTCGAAGTCCGAGGCCAAGGTCTCCCAGAAGACCGAGGTCCAGCGCGCGGTGATCACCGCCGGATCGGAGCAACGCGTCCGGCTGGAATCTGCCGCCGAGGACCTCAAGGCCGCGGGCAGGGTCAGCGAGCTGGTCTTCGTCGATGCCACCGACGGCGAGCTGACTGTCTCGGAAATCGAGCTGGCTCCGGCCGAGGTATGAGCTCCGACGTCAACTAAGCTCGCGTTGGAACCTTCCCTCGAACGGATAAGGAAAAACATGCGCAGCGAACTCTTCAACTCTGCCAACCAGGAAGCTCAGACAACGCAGCGATGGACGCTGCAGTCGTCAAAGATGCTCCGCACGGCGCTCGGTGATGACGTGATCTCCACGAAGGGCGCGATGGTTGCCTATCAAGGCAATATCGCGTTCAATCACGAAGGCTCCGGGTCGGTTGGCAAATTTATGAAGAAGGTCCTCACCAGCGAGGATGCCCCAATGATGCGGGTGTCCGGCCAGGGCGAGGTGTTCTTCGCCCGGACCTCCAGCAACATCTTCATGGTGCAGCTCGAAGGCGACGCCATCACGGTGAACAGCAGCAACCTGCTGGCCATGGACGCCTCAATCGAGTGGGACATCAAGCGGGTACAGGGAGCGGGAATCGTCACCGGCGGCCTGTTCAACCTCACGCTGCAGGGCAATGGCATGGTGGCGGTATCCTGCGATGGCGACCCGCTGCTGCTCGATTGCAGCCAGCAGCCGACCTTTGTCGACCCGAACGCGGTGGTCTGCTGGTCGGCGAACCTGGTGCCAGGGGTGCACAACTCGATGAACATGAAGTCCATGCTCCGCGGCGGATCGGGAGAATCCTTCCAGCTGGCGTTCCATGGACCGGGCTTCGTCGTGGTCCAGCCAAGCGAGGGCTACCCGACGCCGACTGCCTAGCGGACCCGGCTGCCGGCCGCACGCCGACCGCCTAGCGACCCTGCTGCCGGCCGCACGCTGGCCCCCGCAGCCAGATGCCCCCGGATAAAGCAGCTCGACCCCGCACATCGGATGTGCGGGGTCGAGCTGCTTTATCCGGTCTCGGCAGAACCTAGGCCGACTTCTCGTTCCGTTCGACCTCTTCGGTCTTACCGCGCGGAACCAGGGTCGGGCTGACGTTCTCCAGCACGACCTCCTTGGTGATAACCACGCGGGCGACATCGTCACGGCTCGGCACATCGAACATGACCGGCTGCAGCACCTCTTCCATAATGGAGCGCAATCCACGCGCCCCGGT is part of the Saxibacter everestensis genome and harbors:
- a CDS encoding AIM24 family protein → MRSELFNSANQEAQTTQRWTLQSSKMLRTALGDDVISTKGAMVAYQGNIAFNHEGSGSVGKFMKKVLTSEDAPMMRVSGQGEVFFARTSSNIFMVQLEGDAITVNSSNLLAMDASIEWDIKRVQGAGIVTGGLFNLTLQGNGMVAVSCDGDPLLLDCSQQPTFVDPNAVVCWSANLVPGVHNSMNMKSMLRGGSGESFQLAFHGPGFVVVQPSEGYPTPTA
- the valS gene encoding valine--tRNA ligase, which produces MTISASRADSSGHADPSRTHPSVKVPEKPSVEGLGAKWDAVWSRDKTYAFDRSAERAEVYSIDTPPPTASGSLHVGHVFSYTQTDVVARYQRMLGKQVFYPLGWDDNGLPTERRVQNYYGVRCDPAIGYDPDFTPPEKPAKNSRDFIAVSRRNFIELCEELAVLDEKVFEDLFRMVGLSVDWDYTYRTIDDTSRAVSQRSFLADLAAGQAYSADAPTLWDVTFRTAVAQAELEDRERPGAYHRVKFASNGAGEPIYIETTRPELIPAVVALVAHPDDERYQPLFGSTVRSPLFGVDVPVVAHELAKPDKGTGIAMVCTFGDLTDVTWWRELQLPTRPIVGRDGRILAETPEWIASSGFNGAVDAYQQLATKTSFSAKETIVEMLRESGDLDGEPKPVLHPVPFYEKGDKPLEVVTSRQWYLRNGGRSEELRADLIARGREINWHPHFMRARYENWVDGLNGDWLVSRQRYFGVPIPVWYPLNADGEPEYDSPIIPSDASLPVDPAADTAPGFQEAQRGEPGGFMGDPDVLDTWATSSLTPQLVGGWSRDEDLFQRVFPFDLRPQGHDIIRTWLFSTMVRANALNTSIPWTNAALSGWILDPDRKKMSKSKGNVVVPTDILAEHKPGHGPDAVRYWAASARLGSDTAYDQDQMKVGRRLAMKLLNASKFALNLGAHEGLISSDAAGDAGVINPLDQALLARLDTVVAEAGKAMDGYDYAKALDLTESFFWSFTDDYVELVKDRAYGAAGPDQQKSAVVTLATTLDTVLRLFAPVLPFATEEVWSWWRAGSVHHASWPKPVGFSGDAKILTVLGEALGKVRKSKSEAKVSQKTEVQRAVITAGSEQRVRLESAAEDLKAAGRVSELVFVDATDGELTVSEIELAPAEV